From Nitrobacter sp. NHB1, a single genomic window includes:
- the fdxA gene encoding ferredoxin FdxA: MTYVVNDACIKCKYTDCVEVCPVDCFYEGENMLVIHPDECIDCGVCEPECPAEAIKPDSEPGLEQWLELNAEYAKSWPNLTQKKDAPPDAKDFEGQEGKFEKYFSPNPGTGD, encoded by the coding sequence ATGACTTACGTCGTCAATGATGCCTGCATTAAATGCAAATATACCGACTGTGTTGAGGTTTGCCCTGTCGATTGCTTCTACGAAGGCGAGAACATGCTCGTCATTCATCCGGATGAGTGCATCGATTGCGGTGTCTGCGAACCGGAATGCCCGGCCGAGGCCATCAAGCCGGACTCCGAGCCGGGGCTGGAGCAGTGGCTTGAGTTGAATGCGGAGTACGCCAAAAGCTGGCCCAACCTTACGCAAAAGAAGGACGCTCCGCCGGACGCCAAGGACTTTGAGGGCCAGGAAGGGAAGTTCGAAAAATATTTTTCGCCAAATCCGGGTACCGGAGACTGA
- a CDS encoding CarD family transcriptional regulator, which translates to MPSKTARIPAKATASKATVSKAAASKTAASKAAASKTVAASKVARTATRPAVKPAAKTALAGKAAAKSAARAGAPRVEEPKKVLTQRQGFRTNEFVVYPAHGVGQILAIEEQEIAGARLELFVINFMKDKMTLRVPTAKIANVGMRKLSEPGLVKRALETLKGRARIKRTMWSRRAQEYEAKINSGDIVAIAEVVRDLYRSESQPEQSYSERQLYEAALDRLSREIAVVQHVTETEAVKEIEGQLAKSPRRGAKAESDAETDGDADADGDDAAVADEAA; encoded by the coding sequence ATGCCAAGCAAGACTGCCAGAATTCCCGCCAAAGCCACTGCTTCGAAAGCCACTGTTTCTAAAGCCGCCGCTTCGAAAACCGCCGCTTCGAAGGCTGCCGCATCGAAGACCGTCGCGGCCTCGAAGGTGGCCAGGACCGCGACCAGGCCGGCTGTAAAACCCGCAGCGAAAACGGCGCTGGCCGGCAAGGCCGCCGCAAAGTCTGCCGCCAGGGCCGGTGCGCCCCGTGTCGAGGAACCGAAGAAGGTTCTGACCCAGCGACAGGGGTTCAGGACGAACGAGTTCGTGGTCTATCCGGCGCACGGCGTCGGCCAGATTCTGGCGATCGAAGAACAGGAGATTGCGGGCGCCAGGCTCGAGCTGTTCGTCATCAATTTCATGAAGGACAAGATGACCCTGCGGGTGCCGACTGCGAAGATCGCGAATGTCGGCATGCGCAAGCTGTCGGAGCCGGGGTTGGTCAAGCGGGCGCTCGAAACGTTGAAGGGCCGTGCGCGCATCAAGCGCACCATGTGGTCGCGGCGTGCGCAGGAATATGAAGCCAAGATCAATTCGGGGGACATCGTTGCGATCGCCGAAGTGGTCCGCGATCTCTATCGCTCGGAATCGCAGCCGGAGCAGTCCTACAGCGAACGTCAGCTCTATGAAGCCGCGCTCGACCGCCTGTCGCGCGAGATCGCGGTCGTCCAGCACGTGACGGAAACCGAGGCGGTCAAGGAGATCGAAGGGCAACTCGCCAAGAGCCCGCGCCGCGGCGCCAAGGCGGAGTCGGACGCCGAGACCGACGGCGATGCTGACGCCGATGGCGACGACGCGGCGGTTGCCGACGAGGCTGCATAG